DNA sequence from the Dioscorea cayenensis subsp. rotundata cultivar TDr96_F1 unplaced genomic scaffold, TDr96_F1_v2_PseudoChromosome.rev07_lg8_w22 25.fasta BLBR01002184.1, whole genome shotgun sequence genome:
TACCTCATTCATTTGCGCTTTAACAAAGGTTGATCTGCCAGAGCAAATCTTCAATGCCTGGAAGCCAGACAATAGCATACCATTTTAGTGTTATACCTCTTCATCATAATTGACAGTGCCTATTCATGCCCAAAAAGGAAAAGGACTTCAATAAATTTGTCAAACATGAAGATGAACACGAGAAatctgttaaaaaaaaaaaaaaaatcctttactAGCAGAAAATTCTTTGCCTGAATCAAAACCAGAGGCAGGAATTCATTAAAACCAAACCTTCAATACATACGAGCCGGAGAACAGGTTTCCCACAAACAGCGTATCATTTTTAGTCTTAAAGTTCTTATCGCAATTGcaagtatatatacatacacgaaaaagaaaaaggactCCAATAAAtgagataaataaaacaagcacagcacaagaaatatataaaaagagactAAGCAGAAATTTCACCGGCTGCATCTGAATCAGAGGCAGGAATCCATAAAAccaaaactaaaacataaaataccAAAAATGCGAACAAATCTGAACACAAATCACGCACCCACATCATacgacaaaaacaaaaatccatcAACAAGCAAAAGCTATCAAATCACCCAGAAAACAAGAAATGCGCGGATTCTCCAAACCTGTGAGGACCGGAAGACGAGCTTCGCGGGCACCGATGACAAACGGAAGGAGACCCTAAGGGCAGGCTGGCTTGGAGCAGCGGCGGCGGCAGGGGGCAACGAGGAGGAGAGCTTCCCCACCGCCGCGGAGGCAGTTGGAATCGAAGACGAGGATGCCATCTCAGCCACGCTTCGTCGGCGGCGTCGAATTCTCGCAAACTCTGATGCGCTGATCCACGGTGAGAAACTGAGAAGAGAGCGGAAGGGTGGAAGCCAGCGAGATCGAGAAGGCTGATACGGGCTTGGACCATCAGATCTGGACCGTCCATTTCGCTGACGTggaaaaatacttaaataaaaagtttctttttcaatatgTCCTCCATACGTTCATATTTACAAACCATATGAAGACAGAGAGCTTGGGAATAAGAACAAACTGGGAGGCCagatgtgtttttattttaggaaaaattactgCTCATCCTCGTAATTTTTCatttcccaaaaacccctccctaCTTTTCAGACACCCctgacaacccttccgttagtgcTTAACTTCCTTTACCCCCTCATAGCTCACTAAACCGTCCACCCAGTAAATCTCATTTTTCTACCGAAAACGCGAAAATGAAAGTACTAAATCACACTGCTGCTCAACCTCGGGCGCTTTCGCTgtttaacgcttaaatattttactaatacgtttaataattgtcatatccgctaatacttcccatctccgcttaacgttatctttatatgtataactattcatattaacgcagaaattctcaaagtctcgcgcAGAAACGGTGATTTTTTCGCTTGATCCGATCAATTGTCGTGGCACGTGCAAGTGTGTGGCAGAAAGTTATGGTATCCCGCGAGCATAAGAATTAACGACGGCATTAAAATTTACGATGACGAGAATATAATTTTCCTCAACACCCGCTCTGCTCTACTCAGGGCCAACGCCTACCATCGCCAGGCTTAACTTTTTCCTGACATGAAAGAGTCACCGCGCTGGAATTTCACACCATAACAACTGTAAAGTTAACCCTCCCCTACGTGACAACCACTCGCCgcccctcatcatcctcctcctcctcgtcctccttCTTCCCACGGACAACCCTTCATCCGAAAGGATGCTTTCgcgaaccttcttccttatcttcgAGAATTatttagccgcaatcacgcaacagtTAAATTATTCGTTTCAGCTCTAAACGCTtctcataatcgcctcgaatgcagaggattcttcaCATGGACGACGGCAAGCAATTGCTCTAGCATTTCGactgggtaagaaaagaaatttttcacgaTTTCGCGATCgacggaggattctctagaggagggagatcatgaaacatcctttaagacgggttgatatttatcactcgaGACTTTCTCGCTatcatttaagaacattacgcagctgtacaactattacgtctCGTGGTTTAACCATCgtgatcttcgcttaagtcccacCACTGACACatcgattaatagtcgcttttcatgaatatgtgttgtttaacctttttaatgtcagTACGCCAgtgtgttcaagttgatgtgcatgttatgcaaacccggtgagcattcgaatgtacgtATAATTCGTTTCGCTATAATGAGGGTCGAGTcctgagtgtccaaagtcccgAGCGACGtcaaaatgttgtaaatgtcagaaatcttttataaataaaacgaaacaagcttattcgACCGTGAACttcctaaatttaaacatagacctagtaaaaaacaaacaatgtgggaaacaaaagaacgccattgtaaacaatagaaaatacgtaaactatgtttaaaacaaatgacaacggtgtttaagaaaagttacctttaaacaatgacaacggtgtaaacaatagaaaaagttaaacaatactctagcttactctttaaacaacgacaactagagtttaagaaaaatacgtaaagatgcttttaaacaaatgacctcagaggtacccatcttcaacgcgacgtcagatgaaagcattcaatttaaacaataacatattatttatatgatatagacttttagttaaacagctaaccattatttttaaacGACTATACGTAtctgcttaaacataaaaagctctGACGCTTACAcgtagactcatgttgagtcgaGAACATTCATTCGAATCGACGATAATATGTCTTCCTCATGACaaggatatatattttttcgcCTTCGacggagggaaaaataccgcccaatcacatcacgcctagtctaacctctactGCATACAACTCGcagcactttttgtttgccttttctCGATCACtgcttgttctttacatcttctacttcttcttcttcgcctcTTTTTCGTTCTTCACTCATTTGCTTTGTACTGATTCtggttttcgaccgatatattatggagagtttttgtggtatcgctagattcaacgggagggAAAGGTGCTAATGTTCACCGCCTCTACTTCGGGAGTTGGTGTTAATGAGATATGCGAGCCGGGCTGGGGTCCTCAAGTTTCTCTGCtgtggttaagttcatcacacctgtgatggatataaaacggtttcgcccaatagaaaacgatgtcgacttcctgctgatgtgtcacgtccactccatcttcaaatgtgtcagaaGTCGATCTTGTCGCCGAGACGTAAAATGTGCCATCGTGATCCTAAcgaaaacgaggtttactcgtcagaagttccttttcttttaattattccaaacTGTCTGGGTCATTATCGGTAAATATGTCCGCTATTGTTTAACATATCAGATCTAGTCGCTTACGCTATTAGTtaaatgcttaagtatttaatttaacgcttaaatattgtcattatcacttaaacattatattcctccgcttaacatattgatctttttattcGACCGAAAGTGTCGGCAGAATTCGTATTCTCGAGaggctcccattcatcccctaCGCGATCCTCGACGctggatgtcttccttcctcgccgatcattccgcGTCGTCGCTGGATATCgacaacgcttttgacggtGCTCTAACATTTCAGTGGATGtacttcaaatcatgcaatcaaaaggaattttgacttcactttcataaagaacgaaaaacatcgagaGCGACCGTGAACGTACGCCGATGGTTGTCGCTGGCGCCTTCtacgcatcaaaagagtataacaaaaatacttttcaaatcaagacaatcaacccgcacacacttgcggtggtggtaTAGGTTCAAGGCCACATCCGaaagcgcccaaaaatgggttagcgcatcGAGTGATTCGTAGGCTCGACGACCGCCCCTCAgataaggccatcgacattcgtaagGACATGttatgggaacatggtgtccatataccatacaagcagtttggttgggaaaaagagcatgcccgggtggtcctcgacgggcAAAGCTGACATCTCCGACCACTTAATcgctttgctttggtatgtggataaggcgGCTGAGACAACCCTGCTAGCAtagcgatcgtggaaagagacgcgATCgctttaaacgtgcattcttttcttcgcaaggtattatgggattcaagagggcttgcaggcattccgctttctcgatggtacccacctccttgaaaaAATATCGGGTACACCATCAGCGCcacaggaaagatggaaacaatggtttttccacgccgcctttCGGATAGTCGACAACCCTAGACCGACGCCAATctgacttggttcatatctgttagagcgatgccttatacgaggactgagattatcatgagataattactcGTGTCCGAcaagtccaagggccttgtggaGAGCAATtatgagagtcttcccttcttcgccacatccataccgccttcgacatttggaggccaattttacgaaagccaatgtcgacttgggaaggcatcgagggaggaggctcggtctatatgcttccggaTTGGCGTAGGGCATCCACTGCTAAAGATTTCACGATACCGTGAATCGAACTcgcagccacatcacccaagctcatcaccgggtCGATTAATAAACCGGATATGGCACATCTGggtcgaattatctcgctcggaggtgatcgttggggtgagatgtattcaaacgccgcggagtcgctcaatgcttgatcaGGAAGCTCGCCATTTCATCGTGActgaaaaatggtcgactccataaggtctgcgaatgttggtttacactttaacatttagtgttaccctttaaacattctcaatctttgtttaattacacttgtccgactttttaaatattaatccttttcgcttaaatatttacaacaatgtttaaacatgtttacgaattatttaaccatcaccgcttttttgtttaaccttatttgcacAGGTTCAAGTCATGCGCGATGTTATGTAACCGCGCGAGCAAgctgaacaaatgggagacccacTTTATGCCCTGCATATACATTCCAAGGTAGCGATCATCGTCTGAGGATGTACCGAAATCTTCGTTGGTCAGCGCAggtcgatgatcgctacgaaGCGATCGACCATAAACAGCAACTCCcatggatctcgccatcgaacttgttcatgtcgaaggtggcaagtttatggtatcccttaaAACACGCTACAGCAACAATAATGCAGTatgcacaccaacgtacatcgatttattagcggtacttcaccgccgacaatTGCAAACTTGCAtgacaaggaagctatattcccctaTACCCGACGACGACAGGCCTTcgggacggaaatcgtgagcttcgcttgcGACTCGCCGCGACTTTAGAAGGCGActcgggcggcctagacgaagaggatcgagtcgcaagcgcttgatgtccgcgaagttacattgcagtaccacgccatggatccggccacaatcgacgtatcttgcaatgaaaccgCTGGCCGACTAGGTATTGTTAATAAGCTcgacgatgacagggaaacattgtgcATCTGATGGagttgtttccatatttaaactcttacctTTACAACGAATCAATGTATTTAAATgcagacattgttatttttaaacggatacactcagtaatttgaaatatttcaaccgatgtttaaacgatatatggtatatttaaacaatgaaacggaaatgtacacaactacaactgtaattaaacaatgaaatgaaactcgaatgaaatttaacccgCCTTTactgaaaacaaacaaactttacatCGATATGTTATCATGGGCAacttccatatttatttaaacaacgACGACTAGTAAACAAgatagttatttttaaacgtGCACAATCGtgattttttgaaatatttaaaacccgatgtttaaacgatatatagtatatttaaaacaatgaaagtgaaatgtacacaattagaacgtaaattaaacaat
Encoded proteins:
- the LOC120257559 gene encoding uncharacterized protein LOC120257559; amino-acid sequence: MARSMGVAVYGRSLRSDHRPALTNEDFGTSSDDDRYLGMYMQGIKWRNGRSRSDGPSPYQPSRSRWLPPFRSLLSFSPWISASEFARIRRRRRSVAEMASSSSIPTASAAVGKLSSSLPPAAAAAPSQPALRVSFRLSSVPAKLVFRSSQALKICSGRSTFVKAQMNEVAGSSSNDAAPAKSNVEIPRAQRERPSISSNVWGSSL